A portion of the Leptospira noumeaensis genome contains these proteins:
- a CDS encoding GNAT family N-acetyltransferase: MSHSFRRLGESDISPLLQWESLCFPGEEWTEKMIQTHLEFHVAFGLGDPETKSYALICETPWEIEIFRIATLPNYRKLGLAKELLLALFLEFPKKEFFLEVKESNVAAIKLYESVGFIELERRKKYYPDGSTAVLMKRNPSE; the protein is encoded by the coding sequence ATGTCTCATAGTTTTCGAAGGCTGGGTGAATCCGATATTTCCCCACTCCTCCAATGGGAATCGTTATGTTTTCCTGGTGAGGAATGGACAGAAAAAATGATCCAAACTCACCTTGAATTCCATGTGGCTTTTGGTTTGGGAGATCCGGAAACTAAGAGTTATGCTCTTATTTGTGAAACTCCTTGGGAGATTGAAATCTTTAGGATAGCAACTCTTCCCAACTATCGAAAGTTAGGTTTGGCTAAAGAACTATTGTTGGCTCTATTTCTAGAATTTCCGAAAAAAGAATTCTTTTTGGAAGTGAAGGAATCAAATGTAGCCGCCATAAAACTTTATGAGTCTGTCGGTTTTATTGAATTAGAGAGACGTAAAAAATACTATCCGGACGGATCCACAGCTGTCCTAATGAAGAGGAATCCATCAGAATGA
- a CDS encoding serine hydrolase domain-containing protein → MKSRSPKKTKPTRKSSLKIKSKPKTKIKEKEDHLLPIRPLPILFPLPPFSNRKRISFFLFFNILFFFQCSSLQEKPREVYHNNLVTTETEVLSKIEKLQNSGIQSLAYMYMLGDGVIHAGNQGGEESVQIQRFKIGSITKLFTGIALLQLQDKGKLKLDDQVSKYLPEIKMIQSRGKNFPEITLRDILTHQSGLPSDLASGFFLSPEANDKEILESFRSLPKHLIHIERNEPHKNHSYSNFGFGLLGVVIERVSGLGIEEYFQKEIFKKAGMKHSTLLEFYEGSDLAPGYHGFFWKTKTKPQKIRDLTAGSLSSTGEDMGFFMKALFQSKKGKGLLSKESFAEFHRIQKGPSSNFQMKLGLPVLLQEKISGGKTVWISGHSGSLPPYFADLVYDPETEIVSFLAGNTTGFATAEIQPTNKEILDILFEYKTGNSLEPVPLPKRKDQNRLDGYFGLYVSPFGIHELKEGNPPKLEIMGFDFDLVEKENRFGTNLLLFFGLIPIKDKSLESFRIEFETWDHEQIFTLYSTNMVKGSLGFAHRFQPNQNLPAESYFTRYSTKDPHSLIPRVELAKDKRGFLLFSINYSLGGLSYSTTLPCQMESATNLRILGYGRNLGERLEIKKFAEKPVLVYSGIEFIGD, encoded by the coding sequence ATGAAGTCTAGGTCTCCCAAAAAAACAAAACCCACTAGAAAGTCCTCACTTAAAATCAAAAGTAAACCTAAGACCAAAATTAAGGAAAAAGAAGACCACCTTCTTCCCATCCGGCCTTTACCTATACTTTTTCCTCTCCCCCCATTTTCAAATCGCAAACGAATTTCTTTTTTTCTTTTTTTTAACATTTTATTTTTCTTCCAATGTTCTTCTTTGCAAGAGAAACCTAGGGAGGTTTATCACAACAACCTTGTAACTACAGAGACAGAGGTTTTATCCAAAATAGAAAAACTACAAAATTCAGGAATCCAATCCTTGGCATATATGTATATGTTAGGTGATGGAGTGATTCATGCTGGAAACCAAGGGGGAGAGGAAAGTGTTCAAATCCAAAGATTTAAAATCGGAAGTATCACTAAACTATTTACCGGGATTGCACTTTTACAATTACAAGATAAGGGGAAACTAAAACTAGATGACCAAGTTTCTAAGTATCTGCCCGAAATCAAAATGATACAAAGTAGGGGAAAAAATTTTCCTGAGATCACCCTTCGGGACATTCTCACCCACCAGTCCGGACTTCCCTCTGACTTAGCCTCCGGTTTTTTTCTTTCCCCTGAAGCAAATGACAAAGAGATCCTGGAATCCTTTCGTTCCCTTCCGAAACATCTCATTCATATAGAAAGAAATGAACCTCACAAAAACCATTCTTATTCTAATTTTGGATTTGGACTTCTTGGAGTTGTGATCGAACGAGTGTCAGGTCTTGGAATTGAAGAATATTTCCAAAAGGAAATTTTTAAAAAAGCGGGAATGAAACATTCCACCTTACTTGAGTTTTATGAAGGATCAGATCTTGCTCCTGGTTATCATGGTTTTTTTTGGAAAACAAAAACAAAACCTCAGAAAATTCGAGATTTAACTGCGGGTTCTCTTTCTTCCACCGGGGAAGATATGGGTTTTTTTATGAAAGCTTTGTTTCAAAGTAAAAAAGGAAAAGGTTTACTCTCAAAAGAAAGTTTTGCGGAATTCCATCGCATCCAAAAAGGCCCAAGTTCTAATTTTCAAATGAAACTTGGGCTTCCGGTTTTACTTCAAGAAAAGATTAGTGGTGGGAAAACAGTTTGGATCTCGGGCCATTCCGGATCCCTCCCACCTTACTTTGCTGATTTGGTTTATGATCCAGAAACAGAAATTGTTAGTTTCCTCGCGGGTAATACAACCGGATTTGCCACTGCAGAAATCCAACCAACTAATAAAGAAATTTTGGACATCTTGTTTGAATACAAAACCGGAAATTCTTTGGAACCAGTTCCTCTTCCGAAAAGAAAAGATCAAAATCGATTGGATGGATACTTTGGGCTTTATGTTTCTCCTTTTGGAATCCATGAGTTGAAGGAAGGAAATCCTCCCAAACTAGAAATCATGGGATTTGATTTTGATTTGGTGGAAAAAGAAAATCGTTTTGGAACTAATTTACTGTTGTTTTTCGGTTTGATTCCCATAAAAGATAAAAGTTTGGAATCATTTCGTATTGAATTTGAAACTTGGGATCATGAGCAAATTTTTACTTTATACTCTACTAATATGGTAAAAGGAAGTCTCGGATTTGCCCACAGGTTCCAACCCAACCAAAATCTGCCAGCGGAGTCTTATTTTACCCGTTATTCGACCAAAGACCCCCATTCTCTAATCCCTCGAGTGGAATTAGCAAAAGACAAACGTGGTTTTCTTTTGTTTTCCATCAACTACTCGCTTGGTGGGCTGAGTTACTCCACCACCTTACCATGCCAGATGGAATCAGCTACAAACCTTCGGATTTTGGGATACGGTCGAAACCTCGGAGAAAGATTGGAAATTAAAAAATTCGCAGAAAAACCTGTTTTGGTCTATTCGGGAATTGAGTTTATCGGAGATTAG
- a CDS encoding DUF4105 domain-containing protein, with protein MKELIAEAKEKHLAEETHWYRLLRFKKTRWGFWESEVDNKRYFLSKEGKYNPEKELIATLYSFFTEDSIPDGLLHPQCSYPERYHWLKEKLHFDINRLSEVRCERFEVWKKSLNPDSLSIIFASYYMQAPASMFGHTLIKLNNKVNENAELLDYGINYAANPGDMDVFSYVYKGLMGGYPGNFSIFPYYMKVNEYNDLESRDIWEYKLNLKPEEKERFLRHLWEMGRADFDYYFINENCSYHLMEILEVAMPELNMSKKLGWMVTPSDTIKIYMAEDGLVLSKKYRPSLYSKIKYKINEMTEEERTTYFDMIRFENAFLPSPEDNFRISLVTDAVLDTFRYRNSINNEASKKYKDYYDKLLVFRSKQNDEYTVKETFPLSTPPEDSHPLSRVATSFGVSSLGNFAEIRYRIVYHDLLNVSRGHTPNSELAFFDTTIRDYENKKPELTSVNIIKLTSISPYNSISQDFTYMVDAGIQTAVYRKNDETLRKQVGNFDFRFGYSFSNEFGKTPMSFGVLSVLVGIKAQNGKMFENDVRYGANFSLLYQKEWGAWKVFTGVTAQNYQLSQNFNTYYGTFKVRYAFSNRHELRVEVNGERFYEETLISYHYLF; from the coding sequence TTGAAAGAGTTAATTGCAGAAGCCAAAGAAAAACATTTAGCAGAAGAAACACATTGGTATCGGTTACTAAGATTTAAAAAAACGAGATGGGGGTTTTGGGAGAGCGAGGTGGATAACAAACGTTATTTCCTTTCTAAAGAAGGAAAATACAATCCAGAAAAAGAACTCATTGCAACTCTTTATAGTTTTTTTACAGAAGATAGCATTCCTGATGGGTTGTTACATCCACAATGTTCTTATCCAGAAAGATACCACTGGTTAAAAGAGAAGTTGCATTTTGATATTAATCGGTTATCTGAAGTTAGGTGTGAAAGGTTTGAGGTTTGGAAAAAATCTTTAAATCCTGATTCCTTATCGATTATTTTTGCCTCTTATTATATGCAAGCACCTGCTTCAATGTTTGGACATACACTGATCAAATTGAATAACAAAGTAAATGAGAATGCAGAGTTGTTGGATTATGGAATCAATTATGCTGCTAACCCAGGGGATATGGATGTTTTTTCTTATGTTTATAAAGGTTTGATGGGAGGTTATCCAGGTAACTTTTCTATTTTTCCTTATTATATGAAGGTGAATGAATATAATGATTTGGAAAGTCGTGATATTTGGGAATACAAACTAAATCTGAAACCTGAAGAAAAAGAAAGGTTTTTGCGCCACCTTTGGGAGATGGGAAGGGCAGACTTTGATTATTATTTTATCAACGAAAACTGTTCTTACCATTTGATGGAAATTTTAGAAGTTGCGATGCCAGAACTAAATATGAGTAAGAAACTAGGTTGGATGGTTACCCCTAGTGATACCATAAAAATATATATGGCAGAAGATGGACTTGTTCTTTCTAAAAAATATCGTCCTTCCTTATATTCCAAAATTAAATATAAAATCAATGAAATGACGGAAGAAGAACGAACAACCTATTTTGATATGATTCGATTCGAAAATGCCTTCCTTCCTAGTCCTGAAGATAATTTCCGTATCTCTCTTGTGACTGATGCTGTGTTGGATACGTTTAGATATCGTAATTCAATAAACAATGAAGCCTCTAAAAAATATAAAGACTACTATGACAAGTTACTCGTTTTCCGTAGCAAACAAAATGATGAATATACTGTTAAGGAAACATTTCCTTTATCGACTCCGCCTGAGGATTCCCATCCGCTCAGTCGAGTGGCAACTTCTTTCGGTGTATCTTCTTTAGGAAATTTTGCTGAAATTAGATATAGAATTGTTTATCATGATTTGTTGAATGTGAGCAGAGGCCACACTCCTAATTCGGAGTTAGCATTTTTTGATACGACAATAAGGGATTATGAAAATAAAAAGCCGGAACTAACTTCCGTGAATATTATCAAATTGACATCCATAAGTCCATATAATTCTATCTCTCAAGATTTTACATATATGGTGGACGCAGGAATACAAACGGCTGTTTATCGAAAAAACGATGAAACTCTCCGCAAACAAGTTGGTAATTTTGATTTTCGTTTTGGCTATTCTTTTTCAAATGAATTTGGAAAAACACCGATGAGTTTCGGTGTTTTGAGTGTTCTTGTTGGAATTAAAGCACAAAACGGAAAGATGTTTGAAAATGATGTTCGGTACGGAGCCAATTTTAGTTTGTTGTATCAAAAGGAATGGGGTGCTTGGAAAGTTTTTACAGGCGTAACAGCTCAAAATTACCAACTCAGTCAAAACTTTAATACATATTATGGCACCTTTAAGGTTCGGTATGCATTTTCAAATCGGCATGAGCTTCGAGTGGAAGTTAACGGCGAAAGATTTTATGAAGAAACTCTGATATCTTATCATTATTTGTTTTAA
- a CDS encoding DNA gyrase subunit A, with translation MKNEEQYPKRPFEDQVNDDQRKYSRYVCDSRAIPQEIDGLKPVQRRILWAMWNSDARNRHTKTVKVAGLAMGYHPHGDRSIQDALSQMAQDFAFANNYPLVHGEGTFGDVLDPNAIASPRYTEVKLSDFAKDLGFFESLPDIDYVKNYDETEDEPIHFVGKVPVVLLNNIQGIATGFRCFIPAHKLSDIIDSQVTYLKTGKPKKVTPWYKGYGGEVKLSKNDNGSTVMSTTFAFKKEDGKLFLVDSPMNWNREKVVNYLDDLIEKKDNWLKDYVDHSSQTFKIELIAKKGEEPSEKEIKELFSKENNEVLTINVITHEGKLRNFSPEEIIKRFCDFRKTHLIRRFKRLAGLEKEKIDRNSELIRFIKEKWNEKVTGIKSKKEFEDKLKAAKFVYFEWLSSIPVYRMTLEEVRKCEDAIVEAKTKYTEYTTLQKDDKKLTGFMTDELDELKKKWDPK, from the coding sequence ATGAAGAACGAAGAACAGTATCCAAAACGCCCCTTTGAAGACCAAGTGAATGATGACCAAAGGAAATACTCTCGCTACGTATGCGATTCGAGAGCCATTCCGCAAGAAATTGATGGTCTAAAGCCTGTTCAACGAAGGATTTTATGGGCGATGTGGAACTCTGATGCCCGTAACCGCCACACAAAAACTGTAAAAGTTGCCGGTCTTGCGATGGGGTACCATCCGCACGGGGATCGTTCCATCCAAGATGCCCTTTCGCAAATGGCGCAAGACTTTGCTTTTGCTAATAATTATCCTTTAGTGCATGGGGAAGGAACCTTTGGGGATGTTCTAGACCCCAATGCAATTGCTTCTCCTCGTTATACGGAAGTCAAACTCTCCGACTTTGCCAAGGATTTAGGATTCTTTGAAAGTTTACCCGACATTGATTATGTTAAAAACTATGATGAAACCGAAGATGAACCCATCCATTTCGTAGGAAAAGTTCCAGTTGTACTCTTAAATAACATTCAAGGGATTGCAACTGGTTTCCGTTGTTTCATCCCCGCTCATAAGCTCAGCGATATTATTGATTCCCAAGTGACTTATTTAAAAACAGGGAAACCCAAAAAAGTCACACCATGGTACAAAGGGTACGGTGGGGAAGTGAAGTTGTCCAAAAATGACAATGGTAGCACTGTGATGTCCACGACCTTCGCTTTCAAAAAAGAAGATGGGAAATTGTTTCTCGTTGATTCTCCAATGAACTGGAATCGGGAAAAGGTTGTAAACTATCTAGATGATTTGATTGAGAAAAAAGACAATTGGTTAAAGGACTATGTAGATCATTCTAGCCAAACGTTTAAAATTGAACTCATTGCCAAAAAGGGCGAAGAACCTTCTGAGAAAGAAATCAAAGAACTGTTTTCCAAAGAAAACAATGAAGTGCTTACTATCAACGTAATCACTCACGAAGGAAAACTTCGTAACTTCAGTCCTGAAGAAATCATCAAACGATTCTGTGATTTTAGAAAAACACATCTCATTCGTCGTTTCAAACGTTTGGCGGGACTCGAAAAAGAAAAGATCGATCGTAATTCAGAACTCATTCGATTCATCAAAGAAAAATGGAACGAGAAAGTAACAGGGATTAAATCTAAAAAAGAATTTGAAGACAAATTGAAAGCAGCCAAGTTCGTTTACTTCGAATGGTTGAGTTCCATTCCTGTGTATCGAATGACTTTGGAAGAAGTTCGTAAATGTGAAGATGCCATTGTAGAAGCAAAAACAAAATACACTGAGTACACTACATTACAAAAAGACGATAAAAAACTCACCGGTTTTATGACCGATGAACTTGATGAACTGAAGAAAAAATGGGATCCGAAATAA
- a CDS encoding toprim domain-containing protein: MAQKTEKTSGNSRNFKKLSHVEHVRMRTGMWLGQNSLSTFEQHFFTKNNAGTYEVSHEELSDIPAKIKCLDEACMNCVDEYRKNLNDKSIPEKDKMNKLIIQLSTDRKRVTIQDNGRGIPADNAEGVYLHLMYGENFDDIAKEDHVAGQNGVGISLVRMVSSFFRVKTINGGKAYKKMFSIHDDAKKVIRSFKLPKEDMEKVFLYFDEHGTFADCPLLSADQIKQLKAPCDKTGMTAVVETAKKEDHGTTVEFELNPAYFNNLDTTFNINLVKQYLQDIAMSNPGLEVVFIHKTGKEKYKFKKGFDEIFSNSEMVYYKLDYADKTSASQIHMETYVVLGQNKNLTWVNSIFCPQGGSAIEYLENRLCDEVRKKSQIVSLEKKLNTQCTRNDVRSCFHMYVNLRILNPRFKSQDKSYLINDLNEDIRKSLDKHLDKLLKKTGLIEEIKMVMERRTQLKQLEDAQKGLRKASRNNIPKLMPPTGKPSDPGRILFVAEGDSAIAGLRPARNPKLHGLFPLRGKPLNCKGMSLAKAMQNEEMKNIVAIVGLPLDQKVKSIDELHYDRISIITDADFDGYAIRSLMLSFFYEYWPELFELGFINISAAPLYEVDVKWKDAKKETVFCIDDSDYDKLVARVNKQGAEITRKKRNKGLGETGKEAMKYAVDHCMTTITVGNKKTAKNTQDLWFHKDYAEKRREAISEYSMSVIQD; this comes from the coding sequence ATGGCTCAAAAAACTGAAAAAACCTCAGGAAATTCGCGAAATTTTAAGAAATTATCTCACGTAGAACACGTGCGGATGCGGACAGGGATGTGGCTTGGCCAAAACTCCCTTTCCACTTTTGAACAACATTTTTTCACAAAAAACAACGCGGGAACGTACGAAGTGTCCCACGAAGAACTTTCAGACATTCCTGCTAAGATCAAATGTTTAGATGAAGCCTGTATGAACTGTGTGGATGAGTATCGTAAAAACTTAAACGACAAATCCATTCCAGAAAAAGACAAGATGAACAAGCTCATCATCCAATTGTCTACTGATCGCAAACGAGTGACCATCCAAGACAATGGCCGTGGAATTCCCGCTGACAATGCGGAAGGTGTTTACCTCCATTTGATGTATGGAGAAAACTTTGATGATATTGCAAAAGAAGATCATGTTGCCGGACAAAACGGTGTGGGGATCTCTCTTGTGAGAATGGTTTCTTCTTTTTTTAGAGTGAAAACCATCAATGGTGGAAAAGCTTACAAGAAGATGTTTAGCATTCATGATGATGCTAAAAAAGTCATTCGTAGTTTCAAACTTCCTAAAGAAGATATGGAAAAAGTATTTTTATATTTCGATGAACACGGAACTTTTGCTGACTGTCCTCTTCTTTCCGCGGATCAAATCAAACAACTAAAAGCTCCTTGTGATAAAACAGGAATGACCGCTGTTGTAGAAACTGCTAAAAAAGAAGACCACGGAACCACTGTTGAGTTCGAACTAAACCCTGCTTATTTTAATAACCTGGATACTACTTTTAACATCAATTTGGTGAAACAATACCTGCAAGACATTGCTATGTCGAATCCAGGACTCGAAGTTGTATTCATTCACAAAACGGGAAAAGAGAAGTATAAATTCAAAAAGGGTTTTGATGAAATCTTTAGTAACTCCGAGATGGTTTACTATAAATTAGATTATGCCGATAAAACCTCGGCTTCTCAAATCCATATGGAAACTTATGTGGTTTTGGGCCAAAACAAAAACCTAACTTGGGTAAACTCAATTTTTTGCCCGCAAGGTGGATCGGCCATTGAGTATTTGGAAAATAGACTTTGTGATGAGGTTCGTAAAAAATCTCAGATTGTCAGTTTAGAAAAAAAACTCAACACACAATGTACACGTAACGATGTGAGAAGTTGTTTCCATATGTATGTGAACCTTCGTATCCTCAATCCACGTTTTAAATCCCAAGATAAGTCTTATCTCATCAATGATTTGAATGAGGACATCCGAAAGTCTCTCGATAAACATTTGGATAAACTTTTGAAGAAAACGGGCCTTATCGAAGAAATCAAAATGGTGATGGAACGTAGAACCCAGTTAAAACAGCTCGAGGACGCGCAGAAAGGCCTCCGTAAGGCGTCTCGGAACAATATTCCTAAGCTGATGCCGCCAACGGGCAAACCAAGCGATCCAGGCCGAATTTTATTTGTGGCGGAAGGGGACTCAGCGATTGCGGGTTTACGTCCTGCAAGAAATCCTAAGTTACATGGACTTTTCCCTCTTCGGGGAAAACCACTCAACTGCAAAGGGATGTCTCTCGCTAAGGCAATGCAAAACGAAGAGATGAAAAACATCGTCGCCATTGTGGGCCTTCCTCTCGACCAAAAAGTAAAGTCCATTGATGAACTTCATTATGATCGAATTAGTATCATCACAGATGCGGACTTTGATGGTTATGCCATTAGGTCTCTTATGTTGTCTTTTTTCTACGAGTATTGGCCGGAACTTTTTGAGTTAGGATTTATCAATATCTCTGCGGCACCACTTTACGAGGTAGATGTGAAGTGGAAGGATGCAAAAAAAGAAACTGTATTCTGTATTGATGATTCCGACTATGACAAGTTAGTTGCTCGTGTGAACAAACAAGGCGCTGAGATCACTCGTAAAAAACGAAACAAGGGACTTGGGGAAACAGGAAAAGAGGCTATGAAATATGCCGTCGATCATTGTATGACTACAATCACTGTGGGAAACAAAAAGACGGCTAAAAATACGCAAGACCTTTGGTTCCACAAAGACTATGCAGAAAAACGTAGAGAGGCAATTTCTGAATACTCTATGAGTGTGATCCAAGACTAA
- a CDS encoding SDR family NAD(P)-dependent oxidoreductase, with protein sequence MKNAYVTGASQGIGKEFVRALAKDYNVFLISRTESDLKKVILELEPKARGILKYFALDLTKKKDVEELAEIITKDKDAELLVNNAGFGTVGEFAALPLDKELDEVNLNVKTLVHLSHVALNRFKKNKKGYLINVASIAGYLPAPGSAIYAATKAFVKSFTESIHEEAKPHGIYVQALCPGLTHSDFHQRAGINKSKYPSFMWQDASVVVEESLDALRYNQAVCITGSFNQGAITVSELIPRGFLRRLSGKYLKLEEE encoded by the coding sequence ATGAAAAATGCATATGTCACTGGCGCATCCCAAGGAATTGGAAAAGAATTTGTTCGTGCTCTTGCGAAAGACTATAATGTCTTTTTAATTTCCCGTACGGAATCCGATTTAAAAAAAGTAATTTTAGAATTAGAGCCAAAAGCTAGGGGGATTTTAAAATACTTCGCTTTGGATCTTACCAAAAAAAAAGATGTAGAAGAACTCGCTGAAATCATAACAAAAGACAAAGATGCAGAACTTCTAGTGAACAATGCGGGATTTGGAACTGTGGGTGAGTTTGCGGCATTACCTCTCGATAAAGAATTAGATGAAGTCAATCTAAATGTAAAAACATTAGTTCACTTAAGTCATGTAGCACTTAACCGATTCAAAAAAAACAAAAAGGGCTATTTGATTAATGTGGCATCTATCGCTGGTTATTTGCCAGCTCCAGGTAGTGCGATCTATGCAGCCACTAAAGCTTTTGTAAAATCATTTACCGAGTCCATCCATGAAGAAGCCAAACCACATGGAATTTATGTCCAAGCACTTTGTCCCGGACTCACGCATTCTGATTTTCACCAAAGAGCAGGAATTAACAAATCCAAATACCCATCGTTTATGTGGCAAGATGCAAGTGTTGTAGTGGAAGAATCTTTGGATGCCCTTCGTTACAATCAAGCAGTCTGTATCACTGGTTCCTTCAACCAAGGTGCCATCACAGTTTCTGAACTGATCCCCAGAGGTTTTCTACGCCGATTGAGTGGGAAATATTTAAAACTAGAAGAGGAATAG
- a CDS encoding DUF445 family protein: MDVAKLDTWYRRLLVIFSIIGGGFQLYYEGNVWVNAVFVILMAGMVGYFTNFLAIKMLFQPKHGKVLGWSGLVPKNKSKIAKSLGESIQSNLLHPDIILTYIYERNLVETGIQKIVKEIDEAIHNVEIRTVLVTKIISMLKERGPEILEVIFDFSEETMKKMAERPEEVQKLWDYTKERLTYYLTEETNREELGKQLRVVLLEEMPKLANLLNEGLEDYLKTRSTLGKIGIGVKKIFSFNEEAIRELLERFVKDPETSDQFMKMMDEMMAGLQERLNSKETQEFITGKISNWLEASGDYARQNLLPSGIERLQAYLDDPNNWQEIEKNFFRAVDWVKKRLLEFMNSEEGKVYLKTNIEKFVHNINVTALVEERVMALDTDDLEKMILDNTGGNLVVIQFLGGILGMIAGLIQVHIYFSVPVGALVLITYIAHYRNQKRIPTEG; this comes from the coding sequence ATGGACGTTGCTAAATTAGACACCTGGTATCGTCGGCTCCTTGTCATTTTCTCCATCATAGGTGGAGGATTTCAACTTTACTACGAAGGGAATGTTTGGGTCAACGCTGTCTTTGTGATCCTTATGGCGGGAATGGTGGGATACTTTACCAATTTCCTTGCAATCAAAATGTTATTTCAACCTAAACATGGTAAGGTGCTCGGTTGGTCAGGGCTTGTTCCTAAAAACAAATCAAAAATTGCCAAATCACTTGGTGAAAGTATACAAAGTAACTTACTTCATCCCGATATTATTTTAACTTATATCTACGAACGCAACTTAGTAGAAACGGGAATCCAAAAAATAGTCAAAGAAATTGATGAAGCGATCCATAACGTAGAAATCAGAACGGTGCTTGTGACGAAGATCATTTCTATGTTAAAAGAAAGAGGGCCCGAAATTTTAGAAGTTATCTTCGACTTTTCAGAAGAAACCATGAAAAAAATGGCGGAACGTCCTGAGGAAGTTCAAAAACTTTGGGATTACACAAAAGAACGCCTAACATACTATTTAACGGAAGAAACCAACCGAGAAGAACTAGGAAAACAACTCCGAGTGGTGCTCCTAGAAGAAATGCCAAAACTTGCGAATTTACTCAATGAAGGTTTAGAAGATTATTTAAAAACAAGAAGTACACTTGGTAAAATTGGAATCGGTGTAAAAAAGATCTTTTCTTTTAACGAAGAAGCTATTCGTGAACTTTTAGAACGATTTGTGAAAGATCCAGAAACATCAGATCAGTTTATGAAAATGATGGATGAGATGATGGCTGGTCTCCAAGAACGATTGAATTCCAAAGAAACACAAGAATTCATTACAGGAAAAATTTCGAATTGGTTGGAAGCAAGTGGTGACTACGCCAGACAAAATCTTTTGCCATCGGGAATCGAAAGGTTACAAGCATATTTAGATGATCCAAACAACTGGCAAGAAATAGAAAAAAACTTTTTTCGTGCAGTAGATTGGGTAAAAAAACGCCTTCTCGAATTTATGAATAGTGAAGAAGGTAAAGTGTATCTAAAAACCAATATAGAAAAATTTGTTCACAATATCAATGTCACAGCACTTGTGGAAGAACGTGTGATGGCACTCGACACCGATGATTTAGAAAAAATGATTTTGGATAATACTGGCGGAAATCTCGTCGTAATACAATTCTTAGGTGGAATTTTAGGAATGATCGCAGGGCTCATCCAAGTCCATATCTATTTCTCGGTTCCTGTGGGAGCTCTTGTCCTGATTACCTACATTGCACATTACAGAAATCAAAAACGGATCCCCACCGAGGGATGA
- a CDS encoding tetratricopeptide repeat protein, protein MGTKNSRFSLVSLSLAILFLLLGFSLSGCDYLKSLTESKYRKRIGGELPSEKDIVNWKEKLALEEAEIEEMDKRIRKMVQKSNQSAALSWKIARAYMRAGSADLGAHYYEEAIGETLPNSKQGGFEIHSYESALPFFEKAIQSGKLDKQLLYETAVAYANASKDMGWEPIRRNRAIGLFKQLSKLDKEDSRFPFQLALIYFDSSLKDEAWNGKLSNGYDEVESAFSLLDQILRKEPYNVPTRFAKANFLYQVGKSNLAYDEYSRIKSVLEEMKEKGTIREPLDENSSYRNVIKNLNQLGAQNKSN, encoded by the coding sequence ATGGGCACAAAAAACAGCAGGTTTTCTTTGGTTTCCTTATCACTGGCGATTCTTTTTCTCCTGCTTGGATTTAGCTTGTCTGGTTGTGACTATCTGAAATCACTCACCGAATCCAAATACCGCAAACGAATTGGTGGGGAGCTACCTTCCGAAAAAGACATAGTGAATTGGAAAGAAAAGTTGGCTTTGGAAGAAGCGGAAATCGAAGAAATGGACAAACGGATTCGAAAAATGGTCCAAAAGTCCAACCAATCGGCTGCCCTTTCTTGGAAAATTGCCAGGGCTTATATGCGCGCCGGTTCGGCTGACCTAGGTGCCCATTATTATGAAGAGGCAATTGGAGAAACGCTCCCCAATTCCAAACAAGGTGGATTCGAGATCCATTCTTATGAATCGGCCTTGCCATTTTTTGAAAAAGCCATCCAATCCGGAAAATTAGATAAACAATTGTTATATGAAACGGCTGTGGCTTATGCGAATGCTTCCAAAGATATGGGTTGGGAACCTATCAGAAGAAATCGGGCCATTGGACTTTTTAAACAACTTTCCAAACTAGACAAAGAAGATTCTCGGTTTCCTTTTCAATTGGCTCTCATTTATTTTGATTCCTCATTAAAGGATGAGGCTTGGAATGGAAAACTTTCGAATGGTTATGATGAAGTAGAATCTGCCTTTTCCCTTCTCGACCAAATTTTACGCAAAGAGCCATACAATGTTCCCACTCGGTTTGCAAAGGCCAATTTTTTATACCAAGTGGGAAAATCGAATTTAGCTTATGATGAATACTCGCGGATTAAATCTGTATTAGAAGAGATGAAAGAAAAAGGAACCATCCGTGAACCATTGGATGAAAATTCTTCTTACCGCAATGTCATTAAAAACTTAAACCAATTGGGGGCCCAAAACAAATCAAACTAA